The following proteins come from a genomic window of Methanosarcina sp. MTP4:
- a CDS encoding nitrous oxide reductase family maturation protein NosD, whose protein sequence is MDAAKDGDTIIVYSGTYEENVDVNKELTIISQSGNPEDTIVQPANSSDHVFHVTADGVKISGFNITGASDTGCAGIYLEGVEYCLIENNTANLNEYGIYLMGSSNNTLNNNTASNNTADGINLDSQKRELEGGEILIVAVSSGNMLINNAANSNNDRGVYLDCRSGHNKLEHNKASNNGQGIFLYYSRGNMLNNNTANLNSDSGIYLVSSSSNTLSNNTASNNTENGIILDHGVVWVECGDVIGSSGNILINNAANSNRESGIYLDSDGNMLNNNTVSNNYCGMCLTNFEDFFDSYTGDNTLCNNKVSNNYYGMLLEDFSNNFIYNNYFNNTNNTYFEGTNTGNIWNTTKTPGTNIVGGPFLGGNYWSDYAGSDTSGDGLGDTLLPYNCEGQIANGGDYLPLVKPVESPKPAAIYTVNNGAG, encoded by the coding sequence GTGGATGCTGCAAAGGACGGGGACACTATCATTGTGTACAGCGGCACCTATGAAGAGAACGTAGATGTGAACAAGGAACTGACAATAATCTCGCAGTCAGGAAATCCGGAGGACACTATAGTTCAGCCTGCCAACAGTTCAGACCACGTTTTTCATGTTACAGCAGATGGAGTGAAAATTAGCGGGTTTAACATAACAGGAGCCAGTGACACCGGGTGTGCCGGAATCTATCTTGAAGGAGTTGAATACTGCCTTATTGAAAATAACACAGCAAACTTGAACGAGTATGGTATCTACCTGATGGGTTCCAGTAACAACACGCTGAACAATAACACGGCATCAAATAACACCGCAGACGGAATCAATCTGGACTCTCAAAAAAGAGAATTAGAAGGCGGAGAAATATTAATAGTCGCAGTTTCCAGCGGCAACATGTTAATCAACAACGCTGCAAATTCGAACAACGATCGTGGTGTCTATCTGGATTGTCGGAGTGGCCATAATAAACTTGAACATAACAAAGCATCGAACAACGGCCAAGGCATCTTTCTGTATTATTCCAGAGGCAACATGCTGAACAATAATACAGCAAACTTGAACAGCGACTCAGGCATCTATCTGGTATCTTCGAGCAGCAACACGCTGAGCAATAACACAGCATCAAATAACACCGAAAACGGAATCATTCTTGACCATGGTGTGGTGTGGGTAGAATGTGGTGACGTTATAGGTTCCAGCGGTAACATATTAATCAATAACGCAGCAAATTCGAACCGCGAATCAGGCATCTATCTGGATTCCGACGGCAACATGCTGAACAATAACACAGTATCGAACAACTACTGCGGCATGTGTCTGACTAACTTTGAGGATTTTTTCGATTCGTATACCGGCGACAATACGCTGTGCAATAACAAGGTATCGAACAACTACTATGGCATGCTTCTGGAGGATTTCAGCAACAATTTCATTTACAACAACTACTTCAACAACACAAACAACACATATTTTGAAGGCACAAACACCGGCAACATCTGGAACACTACCAAAACCCCGGGCACTAACATTGTCGGAGGGCCTTTCCTTGGGGGGAACTACTGGTCGGATTATGCTGGTTCCGATACCAGTGGAGACGGTCTGGGAGATACCTTGCTTCCATATAATTGCGAAGGGCAGATTGCAAACGGAGGGGATTATCTACCCCTGGTAAAACCAGTCGAGTCCCCTAAACCTGCAGCAATATATACCGTGAACAACGGTGCCGGGTAG